In a single window of the Paenibacillus sp. MMS20-IR301 genome:
- a CDS encoding aldo/keto reductase, translating to MEYVTLNNGVRMPILGYGVYQIPDQEECERCVLDAIETGYRSIDTAQAYRNEEAVGRAIKRSGVPREEFFITTKVWISNAGYEQAKASIQESLRKLQLDYLDLLLIHQPFGDYYGTYRAMEELYEAGILKAIGVSNFYPDRYIDLVQFNKVVPAVNQVETHVFNQQHQAQEIMQKYNTQIESWGPFAEGRKDLFANPTLQEIGSRYNKTTAQVALRFLIQRGVVVIPKTVSKDRMEINFNVFDFVLSAADMEQITALDTGESVFFSHYDPQTVEALTGYGKQGL from the coding sequence TTGGAATATGTAACACTCAATAACGGGGTACGGATGCCGATTCTCGGCTACGGCGTGTACCAGATACCGGATCAGGAAGAATGCGAGCGCTGCGTGCTGGACGCAATTGAAACCGGCTACCGCTCGATTGATACAGCACAGGCTTACCGGAACGAGGAAGCTGTCGGCCGGGCAATCAAGCGCAGCGGCGTGCCGAGGGAAGAATTCTTCATTACGACTAAGGTATGGATCTCGAATGCCGGCTATGAGCAGGCGAAGGCCTCCATTCAGGAGTCTTTGCGCAAGCTGCAGCTGGATTATCTGGATTTGCTGCTGATTCATCAGCCGTTTGGGGACTATTACGGAACATACCGGGCGATGGAGGAACTGTATGAGGCTGGCATACTTAAGGCAATCGGTGTCAGCAATTTCTATCCGGACCGCTATATCGACCTTGTACAGTTCAATAAAGTGGTTCCGGCCGTGAACCAGGTGGAGACCCATGTCTTCAACCAGCAGCACCAGGCGCAGGAAATTATGCAGAAATACAATACGCAGATTGAATCCTGGGGCCCGTTTGCGGAAGGGCGGAAGGATTTGTTCGCTAACCCAACATTACAGGAGATCGGCAGCCGGTATAATAAGACAACTGCCCAGGTCGCGCTCCGTTTCCTGATTCAGCGGGGTGTGGTTGTGATTCCGAAGACAGTCAGCAAAGACCGGATGGAGATTAACTTTAATGTGTTTGATTTCGTGCTGAGCGCAGCCGATATGGAGCAGATCACAGCGCTGGATACCGGAGAAAGTGTGTTCTTCTCCCACTATGACCCGCAGACTGTAGAAGCTTTAACCGGTTACGGTAAGCAAGGTTTGTAG
- a CDS encoding glycoside hydrolase family 1 protein yields the protein MKMREGFFWGGATAANQFEGGWNQGGKGPSTSDMMTGGTHTTPRRITPVLEEGTYYPSHEAVDFYGHYQEDIAMMAEMGFKMFRMSINWSRIYPNGYDLEPNEEGLKFYDKVFAELRKHHIEPLVTISHYETPFGLTEKYNGWASREVIDCYVRYCDTIFNRYKDVVKYWLTFNEINCLTMPLGAYMAAGVLFDGKTSLTDGVDNPQTRFQALHHQFVASAKAVKLGHQINPDFQIGCMIAFMTTYPNTCNPDDIVLAQKKDQISNMICGDVQVRGAYPGFAKRFFSEQGIKLEQHPDDEQILKEGCVDFYSFSYYMSLVESADPAVEKVGGNLLGGVKNPYLQASDWGWQIDPQGLRYTLNHLYDRYQIPLMVVENGLGAVDVVEEDGSINDDYRINYLRDHIIQMKEAVADGVDLIAYTMWGCIDLVSASTGEMKKRYGFIHVNKDNEGNGDLSRTPKKSFYWYKNVIETNGEQL from the coding sequence ATGAAGATGAGAGAAGGATTCTTTTGGGGCGGGGCTACGGCAGCCAATCAGTTTGAAGGCGGATGGAACCAGGGCGGTAAAGGGCCAAGCACCTCTGATATGATGACAGGGGGAACCCATACGACACCGCGCCGTATCACACCGGTTCTGGAAGAAGGCACGTATTACCCGAGCCATGAGGCGGTTGATTTCTACGGGCATTACCAGGAAGACATCGCGATGATGGCGGAGATGGGCTTCAAAATGTTCCGCATGTCGATCAACTGGTCGCGTATCTATCCGAACGGTTATGACCTGGAACCTAATGAGGAAGGCTTGAAATTCTATGATAAGGTGTTTGCCGAGCTGCGCAAGCATCATATCGAGCCGCTGGTGACGATCTCCCACTACGAAACGCCATTCGGTCTTACAGAGAAGTACAACGGCTGGGCTTCCCGTGAAGTGATTGATTGTTATGTGCGCTACTGTGACACGATCTTCAACCGTTACAAGGATGTGGTCAAATACTGGCTGACTTTCAACGAAATCAACTGTCTGACCATGCCGCTCGGCGCTTATATGGCTGCAGGTGTCCTGTTTGACGGCAAAACCTCGCTGACCGATGGCGTGGACAACCCCCAGACCCGGTTCCAGGCATTGCACCACCAGTTCGTGGCCAGTGCCAAGGCAGTGAAGCTGGGCCATCAGATCAATCCGGATTTCCAGATCGGCTGTATGATCGCCTTCATGACTACGTATCCTAATACCTGCAACCCGGATGACATTGTACTTGCGCAAAAGAAAGACCAGATTTCCAACATGATCTGCGGCGACGTTCAGGTTCGCGGAGCTTACCCTGGTTTCGCCAAACGCTTCTTCTCCGAGCAGGGCATCAAGCTTGAGCAGCACCCGGACGATGAGCAGATCCTGAAAGAGGGCTGTGTTGATTTCTATTCCTTCAGCTATTACATGTCACTGGTAGAAAGTGCTGATCCTGCTGTGGAAAAGGTCGGCGGCAACCTGCTTGGCGGTGTAAAAAATCCTTATCTGCAGGCGTCCGACTGGGGCTGGCAGATTGACCCGCAGGGTCTGAGATATACGCTGAACCATCTGTACGACCGTTACCAGATTCCGCTGATGGTCGTAGAGAACGGTCTTGGTGCAGTTGATGTCGTGGAAGAGGACGGTTCCATTAACGATGATTACCGCATCAATTACCTGCGTGACCATATCATACAGATGAAAGAAGCTGTGGCGGACGGTGTGGATCTGATTGCCTATACCATGTGGGGCTGTATTGACCTTGTCAGTGCCTCCACCGGGGAGATGAAGAAGCGTTACGGCTTCATTCATGTCAACAAGGACAATGAAGGTAACGGTGACCTGAGCAGAACACCGAAGAAGAGCTTCTACTGGTACAAAAACGTAATTGAGACTAACGGCGAACAGCTGTAA